Proteins encoded within one genomic window of Halomonas sp. YLGW01:
- a CDS encoding alpha/beta fold hydrolase → MIEPDHQESTSGTGAPLEETSLDESTDRLMRASLARLTFGLSPAAVFLTYVDWLTSVAMSPGKQATLVRKALKKQLRLAMWASRSAFDAEATPCIEPLPQDRRFRDPAWHRFPYNLIYQSFLLQQQWWFNATTGLAGLSPHHEQALEFGARQLLDMVSPANFPLTNPEVLDKTLSTGGANLMKGAEQFIDDWQRQLQGHAPAGAERFVPGQSVAVTPGQVIYRNSLIELIQYAPATAEVHPEPVLIVPAWIMKYYILDLSPDNSLVRYLVGQGHTVFMISWRNPSGEDRDLGLDDYRRLGIMDSLKVIGAICPEAPVHAVGYCLGGTLLAITAATMARDHDHRLASMTLLAAQTDFREAGELMLFIDDKQLSFLEDTMWAQGVLDTKQMAGAFQLLRSNDLIWSHLINHYLLGEQRAINDLMAWNADATRMPYRMHSEYLRQLFLDNDLAEGRFTVEDRPVTVSDIRVPIFAVGTEWDHVAPWRSTYKIHLLADTPALTFLLTSGGHNVGIVCPPTDTGRHYRMATATEGDAYVDQETWLARTPETAGSWWPAWQGWLVAQSGAVQAPPSMGSSDYPPLEPAPGRYVRRE, encoded by the coding sequence ATGATCGAGCCTGACCACCAGGAAAGCACCAGCGGCACCGGCGCGCCTCTCGAGGAAACCAGCCTCGATGAGAGCACCGATCGCCTGATGCGGGCGTCGCTGGCACGACTCACCTTCGGTCTCTCGCCGGCGGCAGTGTTCCTGACCTACGTCGATTGGCTGACCAGCGTGGCGATGTCGCCGGGCAAGCAGGCGACCCTGGTCCGCAAGGCGCTGAAGAAACAGCTGCGTCTGGCAATGTGGGCCAGTCGGTCGGCCTTCGACGCCGAGGCCACGCCCTGCATCGAGCCATTGCCCCAGGATCGGCGCTTCCGCGACCCGGCCTGGCACCGCTTCCCCTATAACCTGATCTATCAGTCGTTCCTGCTGCAGCAACAGTGGTGGTTCAATGCCACCACTGGCCTCGCCGGCCTGTCACCCCACCACGAACAGGCCCTCGAGTTCGGCGCGCGCCAGCTCCTCGACATGGTCTCCCCTGCCAACTTCCCGCTCACCAATCCTGAGGTACTGGACAAGACGCTCTCGACCGGCGGCGCCAACCTGATGAAGGGCGCCGAGCAGTTTATCGATGACTGGCAGCGCCAGCTGCAGGGCCACGCACCGGCCGGGGCGGAGCGGTTCGTGCCCGGGCAGTCGGTCGCCGTGACGCCCGGCCAGGTGATCTACCGCAACAGCCTGATCGAGCTGATTCAGTACGCTCCCGCTACCGCCGAGGTGCACCCCGAGCCGGTGCTGATCGTGCCGGCCTGGATCATGAAGTACTACATCCTCGATCTCTCGCCGGATAATTCCCTGGTGCGCTACCTGGTCGGACAGGGCCACACGGTGTTCATGATCTCCTGGCGTAACCCCAGCGGGGAAGATCGTGACCTCGGGCTCGACGACTACCGCCGCCTGGGCATCATGGATAGCCTCAAGGTGATCGGCGCAATCTGCCCCGAGGCGCCGGTGCATGCGGTGGGCTATTGCCTAGGGGGCACTCTGCTTGCCATCACCGCAGCGACGATGGCCCGTGATCACGATCACCGCCTGGCCTCGATGACGCTGCTCGCCGCCCAGACCGACTTCCGCGAGGCTGGCGAGCTGATGCTGTTCATCGACGACAAGCAGCTCTCCTTCCTCGAGGACACCATGTGGGCCCAGGGGGTGCTCGACACCAAGCAGATGGCCGGCGCCTTCCAGCTGCTGCGCTCCAACGACCTGATCTGGTCGCATCTCATCAACCACTACCTGCTGGGCGAACAGCGCGCCATCAACGACCTGATGGCCTGGAATGCCGATGCCACCCGCATGCCCTACCGCATGCACAGCGAGTACCTGCGCCAGCTGTTCCTCGATAATGACCTCGCCGAGGGCCGCTTCACGGTCGAGGACCGTCCGGTGACGGTCAGCGACATCCGGGTGCCGATCTTCGCGGTGGGCACCGAGTGGGATCATGTGGCGCCCTGGCGCTCGACCTACAAGATTCATCTGCTCGCCGACACCCCGGCGCTCACCTTCCTGCTGACCAGTGGCGGCCACAACGTGGGCATCGTCTGCCCCCCCACGGACACCGGCCGCCACTACCGCATGGCCACCGCCACCGAGGGCGATGCCTATGTCGATCAGGAGACCTGGCTTGCCCGCACGCCGGAGACCGCGGGCTCCTGGTGGCCGGCCTGGCAGGGCTGGCTGGTCGCGCAATCGGGCGCTGTCCAGGCCCCGCCGTCGATGGGCTCGAGCGACTACCCGCCACTGGAGCCCGCCCCGGGGCGCTATGTGCGCAGGGAGTGA
- a CDS encoding LysR substrate-binding domain-containing protein — MKGLPPLIWLQAFEAAARTMSFTAAGQELGVTQAAISQRIRLLEDRLGQKLFVRHPRSLSLTPAGQAWLPSVLEAFSRLAEGTAEVFGPRPDAPVTLRTTPVMQQNWLAPRLLAFHRLHPMVAVRLVSAIWPEDFGPEGADLEIRYGSGDWAGMETVSLGEEAMVPACAPEVAARLEAPSDLAGETLLHAAGFAVGWPTWLERAGIAGVEDDCPTLICDTQVMTLTLAAAGGGVALTHRRLVESRDDLVQPFALSVESAERFWLVRPANRQPREAAEALWDWLSDRLDPSPS, encoded by the coding sequence ATGAAGGGACTACCTCCACTGATCTGGTTGCAGGCGTTCGAGGCCGCCGCCCGCACCATGAGCTTCACCGCCGCCGGCCAGGAGCTGGGAGTGACTCAGGCGGCGATCAGCCAGCGCATCCGCCTGCTCGAGGATCGCCTCGGCCAGAAGCTCTTCGTGCGGCACCCGCGCAGCCTGAGCCTGACACCGGCTGGTCAGGCCTGGCTACCCAGCGTGCTCGAGGCCTTCTCGCGACTGGCCGAAGGCACCGCCGAGGTCTTCGGCCCGCGTCCGGATGCGCCGGTGACCCTGCGTACCACGCCGGTCATGCAGCAGAACTGGCTGGCGCCCAGGCTGCTGGCCTTTCATCGCCTGCACCCGATGGTCGCGGTGCGTCTGGTCAGTGCCATCTGGCCGGAAGATTTCGGGCCGGAAGGCGCCGATCTGGAAATTCGCTACGGGTCAGGGGACTGGGCGGGCATGGAGACGGTGTCGCTCGGGGAGGAGGCGATGGTGCCGGCCTGCGCGCCCGAGGTGGCCGCGCGCCTGGAGGCGCCCAGTGATCTGGCCGGTGAGACGCTGTTACACGCCGCGGGCTTCGCGGTGGGCTGGCCCACCTGGCTAGAGCGGGCCGGCATCGCCGGGGTCGAGGACGACTGCCCGACGCTGATCTGCGATACCCAGGTGATGACACTGACACTGGCCGCGGCCGGGGGCGGCGTCGCGCTCACCCACCGCCGGCTGGTCGAGAGCCGCGATGACCTGGTGCAGCCCTTTGCCCTGTCGGTGGAAAGCGCCGAGCGCTTCTGGCTGGTGCGCCCGGCCAACCGTCAGCCGCGGGAGGCGGCCGAGGCACTGTGGGACTGGCTGTCTGACAGGCTTGACCCGTCGCCATCCTGA
- a CDS encoding carbon-nitrogen hydrolase family protein: MSLEDLHLTLRNLTLDDYPQLKALMDRVYHDIGGAWPQRTIERLISEFPDGQIVIEDDKTLVGVALTARVDYEEFSNPHRYDDLMDQREIILNAPEGDAMYGLDVLIDPAYRGYRLGRRLYEARKELCKSWNMRAILAGGRIPNYHQYADQMTPAEYLDQVSRKEIHDPILSFQLANDFQVKRLLRKYLPEDEKSQGYATLLEWNNILFEPAESVLDTRKTQVRVGAVQWQMREFSSVEAVLQQAEYFVDALSDYQSDFAVFPELFNAPLMGLQDRAAQQDQIAAIRFLAGFTERFKTELSRMAVSYNINIVAGSMIEEHDDGNLYNIAYLFHRDGDIEAQAKLHITPQERRDWIIEGGDDLRVFDTDAGRVGILICYDVEFPELSRLLADQDMDILFVPFWTDTKNGYLRVRHCAQARAIENECYVVLCGSVGNVPSIENMEIQYAQSSVFSPSDFAFPHDAVLAETTPNTEMIMFSDLDLTRLTVVRNEGSVTNLKDRRQDLFDLRWRDWSWKSGSRQEDS, from the coding sequence ATGTCCCTCGAAGACCTGCACCTGACGCTGCGCAACCTCACCCTGGACGACTACCCTCAGCTCAAGGCGCTGATGGATCGCGTCTATCACGACATCGGCGGTGCCTGGCCGCAGCGTACCATCGAGCGCCTGATCAGCGAGTTCCCCGACGGCCAGATCGTCATCGAGGACGACAAGACCCTGGTCGGCGTGGCCCTGACCGCCCGGGTCGATTATGAGGAATTCTCCAACCCGCACCGCTACGACGACCTGATGGATCAGCGGGAGATCATCCTCAACGCCCCCGAAGGCGACGCCATGTATGGCCTGGACGTGCTGATCGACCCGGCCTACCGTGGCTACCGGCTCGGCCGGCGCCTGTACGAGGCGCGCAAGGAGCTGTGCAAGTCCTGGAACATGCGGGCGATTCTCGCCGGCGGACGGATCCCCAACTATCACCAGTACGCCGACCAGATGACGCCGGCCGAGTACCTGGATCAGGTCTCGCGCAAGGAGATCCACGACCCCATCCTGTCCTTCCAGCTGGCCAACGATTTCCAGGTCAAGCGGCTGTTGCGCAAGTACCTGCCGGAGGATGAGAAGTCCCAGGGCTACGCGACCCTGCTGGAGTGGAACAACATCCTCTTCGAGCCCGCCGAGTCGGTGCTCGACACCCGCAAGACCCAGGTGCGGGTGGGCGCGGTGCAGTGGCAGATGCGTGAGTTCTCCTCGGTGGAAGCGGTGCTGCAGCAGGCCGAGTACTTCGTCGATGCGCTGTCGGACTACCAGAGCGACTTCGCGGTCTTCCCGGAGCTCTTCAACGCCCCCTTGATGGGCCTGCAGGACCGGGCCGCCCAGCAGGACCAGATCGCCGCCATCCGCTTCCTGGCCGGCTTCACCGAACGCTTCAAGACCGAGCTGTCGCGCATGGCAGTGTCCTACAACATCAACATCGTCGCCGGCTCGATGATCGAGGAGCACGACGACGGCAACCTCTACAACATCGCCTACCTCTTCCATCGCGACGGCGACATCGAGGCCCAGGCCAAGCTGCACATCACCCCCCAGGAGCGTCGCGACTGGATCATCGAGGGCGGCGACGACCTGCGGGTCTTCGATACCGATGCCGGCCGGGTGGGCATCCTGATCTGCTACGACGTGGAATTCCCCGAGCTCTCCCGGCTGCTCGCCGATCAGGACATGGACATCCTCTTCGTGCCCTTCTGGACCGACACCAAGAACGGTTACCTGCGAGTGCGCCACTGCGCCCAGGCCCGCGCCATCGAGAACGAGTGCTACGTGGTGCTGTGCGGCAGCGTCGGCAACGTGCCCTCCATCGAGAACATGGAGATCCAGTACGCCCAGTCCTCGGTATTCTCGCCCTCGGACTTCGCCTTCCCCCACGATGCGGTGCTGGCCGAGACCACCCCCAACACCGAGATGATCATGTTCTCGGATCTCGACCTGACCCGGCTCACCGTGGTGCGCAACGAGGGCTCGGTCACCAACCTCAAAGACCGCCGCCAGGACCTTTTTGACCTGCGCTGGCGCGACTGGTCCTGGAAGTCCGGGTCTCGTCAGGAAGACAGCTGA
- the ftsH gene encoding ATP-dependent zinc metalloprotease FtsH has product MDKKHQINLTYVIVAFMVVMLFQSLFTHQRTTEAIPYSRFTQMLDNGEIASVEIGEDRITGTYLNPHGDGSTGFSTHPVDPTLADKLAQYDVTYTGAAKNTFLTILLSWMVPLLFFFLIWSFVIRRMSGSQGLGGMMTLGKSKAKVYVETETKVTFEDVAGVDEAKDELKEVVDFLRDPERYGRLGAHIPKGILLVGPPGTGKTLLARAVAGESGVPFFSISGSEFVEMFVGIGAARVRDLFEQAAKAKPCIIFIDELDALGRARGPSVMGGQDEKEQTLNQLLAELDGFDPSEGIVLLAATNRPEILDPALLRAGRFDRQVLVDRPERVGRRAILEVHIGKVQHLDPDVDLDHIAALTPGFTGADLANLVNEAALLATRHDSDRVTMGDFTNAIERIVAGLEKKSRLLNVHEREVVAHHEMGHALVASALPGMDPVHKVSIIPRGVGALGYTMQRPTEDRFLQTTGELKDRMTVLMGGRAAERLIFDEISTGAADDLAKATEIARHMATRFGMTEETGQVVYEQERQAFLGDTYGTLSPRSYSEATAREIDLEVRGLIEAAYHEAQRILTRRRDTLEEGAALLLERETLTADEFPAIKAQGMPSSNNETKGEGHHEGEDKAASREETGAAASSALSSTPTLVPSSVPPAIPPDAPPEDTAPGAPPLRGKTR; this is encoded by the coding sequence ATGGACAAGAAGCACCAGATCAACCTGACCTACGTGATCGTCGCCTTCATGGTGGTGATGCTCTTCCAGAGCCTCTTCACCCACCAACGCACGACGGAGGCGATTCCCTATTCACGGTTCACGCAGATGCTGGATAACGGTGAGATCGCCTCAGTGGAAATTGGCGAGGATCGCATCACCGGCACCTACCTCAACCCGCACGGCGATGGCAGCACCGGCTTCAGCACCCACCCCGTCGACCCGACCCTGGCCGACAAGCTCGCCCAGTACGATGTCACCTACACCGGAGCGGCGAAGAACACCTTCCTGACCATCCTGCTGTCGTGGATGGTGCCGCTGCTGTTCTTCTTCCTGATCTGGAGCTTCGTGATCCGCCGCATGTCGGGCAGCCAGGGGCTCGGCGGGATGATGACGCTGGGCAAGTCCAAGGCCAAGGTGTACGTCGAGACCGAGACCAAGGTGACCTTCGAGGATGTCGCAGGGGTCGACGAGGCCAAGGACGAACTGAAGGAGGTGGTCGACTTCCTGCGCGACCCGGAACGCTATGGCCGCCTGGGAGCGCACATTCCCAAGGGCATCCTGCTGGTCGGCCCGCCGGGCACCGGCAAGACGCTGCTGGCCCGGGCGGTGGCGGGGGAATCCGGCGTGCCCTTCTTCTCGATCTCGGGCTCGGAGTTCGTCGAGATGTTCGTCGGCATCGGCGCGGCCCGGGTGCGCGACCTGTTCGAGCAGGCCGCCAAGGCCAAGCCCTGCATCATCTTCATCGACGAGCTGGATGCCCTGGGCCGGGCGCGGGGCCCCAGCGTGATGGGCGGCCAGGACGAGAAGGAGCAGACATTGAACCAGCTGCTGGCGGAGCTCGACGGTTTCGACCCGTCCGAGGGCATCGTGCTGCTGGCCGCCACCAACCGCCCGGAGATCCTGGATCCGGCGCTACTGCGCGCGGGGCGCTTCGATCGTCAGGTGCTGGTCGACCGCCCGGAGCGGGTGGGGCGCCGCGCCATCCTCGAGGTGCATATCGGCAAGGTGCAGCACCTCGACCCGGACGTGGACCTGGATCACATCGCCGCGCTGACGCCGGGCTTCACCGGGGCGGATCTGGCCAACCTGGTCAACGAGGCGGCGCTGCTGGCCACCCGCCACGACAGCGACAGGGTCACCATGGGCGACTTCACCAATGCCATCGAACGCATCGTGGCCGGCCTCGAGAAGAAGAGCCGCCTGCTCAACGTCCACGAGCGGGAGGTGGTGGCCCACCACGAGATGGGCCATGCCCTGGTGGCCTCGGCGCTGCCGGGCATGGACCCGGTGCACAAGGTCTCGATCATTCCCCGCGGCGTGGGCGCACTCGGCTACACCATGCAGCGCCCCACCGAGGACCGTTTCCTGCAGACTACCGGCGAGCTGAAGGACCGCATGACGGTACTGATGGGGGGGCGTGCCGCGGAGCGGCTGATCTTCGACGAGATATCCACCGGCGCCGCCGACGACCTGGCAAAGGCCACCGAGATCGCCCGCCACATGGCGACCCGCTTCGGCATGACCGAAGAGACCGGCCAGGTGGTCTACGAGCAGGAGCGCCAGGCCTTCCTCGGTGACACCTACGGCACCCTGAGCCCGCGCAGCTATTCAGAGGCCACGGCACGGGAAATCGATCTGGAGGTGCGCGGGCTGATCGAGGCCGCCTACCACGAGGCGCAGCGCATCCTTACCCGGCGCCGCGACACCCTGGAAGAAGGCGCGGCGCTGCTGCTCGAACGCGAGACGCTGACCGCCGACGAGTTTCCGGCCATCAAGGCGCAGGGCATGCCCTCGAGCAACAACGAGACCAAGGGCGAGGGCCATCACGAAGGCGAGGACAAGGCGGCCTCCCGTGAGGAAACAGGGGCTGCTGCATCGTCCGCCTTATCGTCCACGCCCACTTTAGTGCCCTCTTCCGTGCCGCCAGCGATACCACCCGATGCGCCGCCGGAAGACACAGCCCCAGGTGCCCCGCCGCTCCGAGGTAAAACGCGATGA
- a CDS encoding universal stress protein: MQRFKNILCVIEHGEASEPALGRAVELAENNQASLMVVDVIPRIPNGMRMPDGGPTSSDLQTAMVHKYEERMEGLITPYRQRLNIQHKVLFGTSFLEVIREVLRNGHDLVIKCPEAPTWLNRLFAGDDMNLLRKCPCPVWLIKPHAPRSYSRILAAVDVDDFYPSQELKTRQLLNVQILETAASLALSEFAELHIVHTWEPMAELIDGLVFSSDTSREKFAYNIDQARRQQQQLLDELIRNSKSNVTRDAMDHLKPLTHLLKGQARKEIPSLAKHLEIDCIVMGTVARTGIRGFIMGNTAETILEQVDCSVLALKPQGFVTPVTLDA, translated from the coding sequence ATGCAGCGCTTCAAAAACATTCTTTGTGTCATAGAACATGGAGAAGCTAGCGAACCGGCACTGGGCCGGGCTGTTGAACTGGCCGAGAACAACCAGGCCAGCCTGATGGTCGTCGATGTCATCCCTCGAATACCGAACGGGATGAGAATGCCGGACGGTGGCCCGACCTCCAGCGACCTGCAGACGGCAATGGTGCACAAGTATGAGGAGCGGATGGAGGGGTTAATCACCCCCTACCGTCAGCGCCTCAATATTCAGCATAAGGTTCTTTTCGGCACCTCATTTCTCGAGGTAATTCGGGAGGTGTTGCGAAACGGGCATGACCTGGTGATCAAATGCCCGGAAGCACCAACCTGGCTGAACCGGCTGTTCGCCGGTGACGACATGAATTTATTGCGGAAGTGCCCGTGCCCCGTCTGGCTCATCAAACCTCATGCGCCGAGATCCTACTCGCGCATTCTGGCGGCCGTGGATGTAGACGATTTTTACCCGTCGCAAGAGTTGAAGACGCGTCAGCTATTAAATGTGCAGATACTGGAAACGGCGGCTTCTCTGGCTCTCTCGGAATTCGCGGAGCTTCATATCGTGCATACCTGGGAACCGATGGCCGAGTTAATCGATGGCCTAGTTTTCTCGTCGGATACATCAAGGGAGAAGTTTGCTTACAACATTGATCAGGCACGACGGCAACAACAGCAACTTCTTGACGAGCTAATACGGAACAGTAAGAGCAATGTGACACGGGATGCCATGGATCACCTGAAACCTCTAACTCATCTGCTGAAGGGTCAGGCTCGAAAGGAGATCCCCTCCTTGGCAAAGCACCTTGAGATCGATTGCATCGTCATGGGCACCGTGGCCCGCACCGGCATCCGTGGGTTCATCATGGGCAATACCGCCGAGACCATTCTCGAGCAGGTCGATTGTTCGGTACTGGCGCTCAAGCCGCAGGGATTTGTAACGCCGGTCACGCTGGATGCGTAA
- a CDS encoding M90 family metallopeptidase encodes MLARWRRWRDARFAARHPFPADTWAEARARLPLLAALTDDEAERLGLRAWAFVHAKRLSLHPALADTPFDAPARLALAGQACLLTLGWSEAEHREAFANVHEILILPEAFERHVEEMDEAGVMHEYADERAGETSYQGPVVVAYPDLMESGDFSGFNVLIHELAHKLDLGNSQDVDGFPPLPRDIASRDWHRVFTAVWDDLQARLARGEDTPIDDYAASHPGECFAVCCEHFFSAPDLLIDAYPELYTLLSRYFQQDPLARLPQDGDGSSLSDSQSHSASAASRG; translated from the coding sequence ATGCTCGCGCGCTGGCGCCGCTGGCGGGACGCGCGTTTCGCCGCCCGCCACCCTTTCCCCGCGGACACCTGGGCCGAGGCCCGGGCACGATTGCCGCTGCTCGCCGCCCTCACCGATGACGAGGCCGAACGCCTGGGCCTGCGGGCCTGGGCCTTCGTGCATGCCAAGCGGCTCTCGTTGCATCCGGCCTTGGCCGATACTCCCTTCGATGCGCCCGCACGCCTGGCGCTGGCCGGCCAGGCCTGCCTGCTGACGCTAGGCTGGTCGGAGGCCGAGCATCGTGAGGCCTTTGCCAATGTGCACGAGATCCTGATCCTGCCCGAGGCCTTCGAGCGCCACGTCGAGGAAATGGATGAGGCCGGGGTGATGCACGAGTATGCCGACGAACGCGCCGGCGAGACCTCGTATCAGGGCCCGGTGGTGGTGGCCTACCCGGACCTGATGGAGAGCGGCGATTTCTCAGGCTTCAACGTGCTGATCCATGAGCTTGCCCACAAGCTCGACCTGGGCAACTCGCAGGACGTCGACGGCTTCCCGCCGCTGCCGCGAGACATCGCCTCCCGCGACTGGCACCGGGTCTTCACCGCGGTCTGGGACGACCTGCAGGCGCGCCTCGCCCGTGGCGAGGACACCCCCATCGACGACTACGCGGCGAGCCACCCCGGCGAATGCTTCGCGGTCTGCTGCGAGCACTTCTTCAGCGCCCCGGACCTGCTCATCGACGCCTACCCCGAGCTCTACACGCTGCTGTCTCGCTACTTCCAGCAGGACCCGCTGGCGCGCCTGCCTCAGGATGGCGACGGGTCAAGCCTGTCAGACAGCCAGTCCCACAGTGCCTCGGCCGCCTCCCGCGGCTGA